The Lentimicrobium sp. L6 genomic sequence TAGGAAGCGATTCTCGATATGCTCATCGGCCAATTCACGAATAAAGCCAATCATTGCAGAGAAGAGCATTTCAGTTTCTATTTTATTGGATATAAAACCTTCCTCTTTTCCTCTGTTGATGATGTTGTAAACTGGCTGCTTCATCTCTTCAGCCAATTGTTTTTGGGCTATAGTGATATAAGAAGAGTAATAATATTGTTCCATAAAGATACTTTCTTCATGAAACTCTATTCTGTGCTTCAGATAATTAACCCAAACTGTTTTTAAGCATTGCTTGAATGCTAAATCAGGATGATATCCCTGAACAAATCGTGCTGATGCATCCTTCTCTATTTTATGGTATAAGGCATTGATCAGCTCTTCTTTGTTTTTAAAGTAAATATAAAGGGTTCCCGTAGCTAGTGAAGATTCTTTCGCTATCTTTGACATAGTGATTCCAGCTATCCCTTGACTCTTGATCAATTTCAGGGTAGATTTAAAAACCAAGTCTATTTTTGAAAAATCTTTTACTCTCATGCTGCAAATATAATAAATATATATTCATTTTAGAATTTTATTGTTAATTTAAAAACAATCTATGTTTTTAGAAATCAGTAAAGCCATATGGAAAGCCAAGCCAAATAAGGTTTTCTGATGCTAAAAAGATCTTAAAAAAAAATTAAATGTTTTTTGTAAGCATTGAAAAATTACCTTTGCCGACTTTTTGAACCATTAAAGAACCTTTGAACCAAGAGATTTAAATTGCTTATGAAACAACTCATTAGAAACTTTACCAAGAATCCCAAAAACGATATTTTATCTGGTTTTACCGTGGCATTGGCCTTGGTGCCAGAAGCAGTAGCTTTTTCTTTTGTAGCAGGTATAGATCCATTGGTCGGTTTATATGGTGCCTTTATGATGGGAATTATTACCGCATTATTTGGAGGAAGGCCTGGTATGATTTCTGGAGCAACAGGAGCGATGGCGATTGTAATGGTTCATTTGATTCAGCAAGGAAATCAAGTGGGTTTAACTTTAGAGAGTCCTATTGAGAATTTAGGTTTACAGTGGTTATTCATCACCTTATTATTTGTTGGTGTGATACAAATGTTAGCCGGTTTCTTTAAATTGGGTAAGTTCGTTCGATTAATTCCACATCCCGTAATGCTTGGTTTTGTGAATGGATTAGCCATTGTGATATTTCTTTCTCAATTAAGCTTATTCAAAACCAATGTGGGTGGTGTTCAAGAATGGATGCAAGGATCACAACTTTGGATTATGTTGGGCCTCATTGCTCTCACCATGGGAATTATACAGTTTCTACCAAAACTGACTAAAAAGATTCCGGCGTCTTTAGTTGCGATTTTGGTCATTGCAACCATCACAAACTTAGGTGGTTTAGATGTTAGTACTGTAGGCTCTTTTATAGCCGATGGAGGAGGGAATGGTATTCAAGGTTCTCTTCCAACTTTTCAAATTCAGATTTTTAGTTTATTCGATACCATTTCTGGTCATTGGGGATTGGTATTCTCTACCGCATTTTTATTAGCGGCTGTAGGTTTAATAGAGAGTTTAATGACTTTGAATTTGGTGGACGAGTTAACAGAGACTAGAGGTAGTGGAAACCGTGAGGCAGTAGCTCAAGGTGGAGCCAACTTCATTAATGGTTTATTTGGTGGTATGGGTGGTTGTGCTATGATTGGTCAATCTGTAATTAATGTGAACTCTGGAGGACGAGGTCGATTGTCTGGTGTATTTGCTTCATTATCATTATTGGTATTTATTCTATTTGCTTCCACTTATATTGAGAGTATTCCTATCGCTGCTTTAGTAGGTGTTATGTTTATGGTAGTGATTGGTACTTTTGCCTGGAGTAGTTTTAGAATTATGCATAAGATTCCTAAATCAGATGCTTTAGTTTTAGTGGTTGTTTCAGCGATTACGGTTTGGCAAGATTTAGCTATTGCAGTGATTTCAGGTGTTATTATTTCGGCAGTCGTGTTTTCATGGAAAAATGCAACGATGATTAGAGCCAGAAAAAGAATGAAAGAGGATGGTACTAAGGTTTATGAAATCTGGGGACCATTATTCTTTGGATCTGTTCAAACATTCAATACCAAATTTGATATAAAAGGAGACCCTGAGAAGATTGAGCTAGATTTTATTGAGTCAAAAGTGAGCGACCATAGTGGAATAGAAGCTTTGCTTAACTTGACTAATAAATATATCGCTAGTGGCAAACAAGTTACCTTAACTCACCTGAGTCCCGAATGTCAAAAGCTTATTGTAAAAGCTAACCCTGAAATGGCTGGTTTGATTGAGAAGTCTATTGATGACCCACGTTATTATGTGGTGACTGATATGTTGGATGCTGAAGTTTAAAAGTGGGAAGACGACCGATATTGTATGCTGGATATCTAATGCCGGATGAAAAGACTGGATGTTGGTTGGCGGTTTTAGATCCCCCAACTCAATTCCACAAAAAAACCATTCGCCCTGGGCATCGCCTGCCTCGACTATCTAAATATATGGTATTGCTAATGTTTTCCACATAGAGGGCCACTCTGCAATTATAGGGTAGTGCTTTCCATAATCTCATGTTTAAGGTTTTATAAAAAATGATGCTTTCATTGAAGGTTAATACGGGTAATGAAAACAGAGGTGATGTATAATGATAATTCGAGTTATAACTTATACTTTTGATGTGGGATTGAAAAAAGTTATATCTTTGATTGTTTAAGCATTTATCATGATTCCAAATACTATTCTTTACGATTTAAAATCGAAAATAACAAAGGCATTTTTGAACAAAACAGTGGTTAGATTTCAAATTTTGTCCTGCCATCAACATGGTTTTAAGGTTAGAACAATTGGTTTGTTTGGATTTATTAGCTTTCATGATATGCCTTGGCGTTATCATAATTATTCTTACTGGAATATTGTGGGAGAGCATCTTGTAGGACTTTATTTTTTAGCATTAGTTAAAGTATTAAATGATGATTTTAAATATAGTTTGATAGCTCAAGAAAGTCAATTTTCTAGGCATTTATTAGTAAGAGGGGAAAAATACAGAACTTTAGTACTTAAAAAGAACAAATCATATCTTATTTTAGAAGTTGGTTTTGCCTTCAGTTGGAAATATGGATCTATATTAGGGGAAGTTCATAGAGCTAGTTTTAGTGAAAAAGAATACGAAGAAATAGAAGCTGGAAACATATTAAGTCTGATTTATAAAGGAAATGAGAATGAAGGCGCAAGTATATTTAGTTCAGAAAATTCAGATTTCGAAATTCTATTAAATTTATCGACAAATAGGCAACCTAATTTTTTAAAAAATAAACTAGCTATTGCAAAAATGGCATTGAAGAGTAATGAAGTATTGAACTTCAGAATAATAGGATTTCATGAAAAAGGTTTTTATTGTGAAATGGTTGGATTATTTGCTTTCGTTTCATTTTTTCATATGCCTTGGAAATATAAAAACCAAGGATATTGGATAGTTATAAAAAACTCACTTCTAGGAATAAAACTCAAGGGAACCATTTTTAAATTAAATACTCACATTCTTAGTCTTAAAATTAATGCCGAAATTGACCAATTTGAACCACCTCCATTATTAAAGGGGCAGAGATATAGCTCTATTGTATTGGCGACCTTTTCTAATTTCGTTTTACTTGATTTGGGATTTCATTTTTCGTGGAATTATGGCTCCTTCTCGGCAAAGTTGAAAAATATGTTTATACATAAAGAATTGTCATCACGAATATGTGAAGGTGATATTATTCATGTTTTTTATTGGGGAAAGGATGGTGAGGGGAGTCCAATAATTACAAAAACAAAAGCGCAAAGTGCTGTAGTGTTTTCAAGTGCCGAAAAGCTTGTTTCAAGAAAGATACCTAGTCTAGAACGAATTAAAAAAGCAATTAGCCTTGCATATATGCAATCTGAAATTGTAGAATTCATTTTTGTATTTCAAGTAGAAAATGGGTTTTATGTAGAATGCATGGGTATTTATGCATTGCTCATTTATGATCATCTTCCATGGAATTATTCTAAAAATAATTATTGGAAAATACTACTTCCTTATTTGCAAGATTATTTCTTTAAAGCAAGTATAGTTGCTTTGGATAGCCAGCAGATCCTTATGTATTTGAAGGCTTTGCAACTACAAGAAGAAATTGATGTTGAAGAAGGGTTTATTGATGCAATTGTTTTAGAAAAATCCGACAAAAAAATGGTGTTGGAATTAGGGATTCATTTTGATTGGGAGTTTGGGTCACTTTTAAATGAATGGAAAAAAAATAATTTGAATGCTAAAAAATGGTTGAGTTTTTGTCCGGGGAATAGGGTGTCAATTTATTATAAAAACAATATGCTTTTTAGCGAGGATGAATTGATTTTGAACGAGGAGTTAAGATTAGAGGAAGAAGCGATACATGAAAAATATACTGATAGTAGATTGAAAATTCGTTTATCAAAGTATAATAATAACAGCTTGGTTGGGAATATTGAAGAGCAAGAAGTGTTTTTTAATATTGATAATATGCCGTGGCAGTATGAGAAACCGAATTACTGGAGAGCGTTTCTTAATTCAATTAATGGTTGCTTTTTTGCAATTTCTGAAGGCAATGAAATAAATAAATGTCAATTGGAATTATTGAGTAAGGATGCTCTGGAAAGTAAATTAGCTGTAGGAAAATCATATCAAGCGATAATATTAGAAAAACAAAACAAATGTGTTGTTTTTGATTTAGGAATTCATTTTAAATGGCAATATGGTTCTTTAATATGTTGTGTTCCCAACTATCATTATAATGATAAGAGCATTAAATCAATGAACCGGGGAGATGTTTTTAGTATTGTTTATTGGGGAAAAAACATATTTTCAAATAAGTTGGTATTTGGAAAGAAGGGCTCGAAATGCGATGAGGATCAGATGTTAGAGAAAAGCAAAATTGGAACCATTGTAGGCGTAAGGGTGGAGAGAAAAGGTGCAAAGGTAAAGGGTTATATTGATAATGAGTTTCTGGCTGTATTTAACCGTTCTAAAAAAATATATGGTGAGGATTCTTTTAAAGTTAAATTTGCTTTGGCCAAACTAAATGATGGGCAAATATTAAAATGCAAGGTGCTCAGTTATGTTCCCGGTGAACAATATTATTCTGTCTGTTGGATTAATTATAATGAGGTATGAACCTAAGTTTTGTTGAAATATGAAAAGAATGCTATAGAACCCAACTCAACTCCACAAAAAACATTCGCCCTGGGCAGCGTCTACCTTGACTATCTAAATATATGGTATTGCTAATGTTTTCCACATTGAGGGCCACTCTGAAATTATAGGGTAGTGCTTTCCATAATCTTATGTTTAAAGTTTGATAAGATGGATAGGTTACAGAGTTGAAATATCTAATATCAGTGGAATTATGATCGTTAATAT encodes the following:
- a CDS encoding TetR/AcrR family transcriptional regulator — translated: MRVKDFSKIDLVFKSTLKLIKSQGIAGITMSKIAKESSLATGTLYIYFKNKEELINALYHKIEKDASARFVQGYHPDLAFKQCLKTVWVNYLKHRIEFHEESIFMEQYYYSSYITIAQKQLAEEMKQPVYNIINRGKEEGFISNKIETEMLFSAMIGFIRELADEHIENRFLMIKNRINQAFELSWKMITN
- a CDS encoding SulP family inorganic anion transporter, with translation MKQLIRNFTKNPKNDILSGFTVALALVPEAVAFSFVAGIDPLVGLYGAFMMGIITALFGGRPGMISGATGAMAIVMVHLIQQGNQVGLTLESPIENLGLQWLFITLLFVGVIQMLAGFFKLGKFVRLIPHPVMLGFVNGLAIVIFLSQLSLFKTNVGGVQEWMQGSQLWIMLGLIALTMGIIQFLPKLTKKIPASLVAILVIATITNLGGLDVSTVGSFIADGGGNGIQGSLPTFQIQIFSLFDTISGHWGLVFSTAFLLAAVGLIESLMTLNLVDELTETRGSGNREAVAQGGANFINGLFGGMGGCAMIGQSVINVNSGGRGRLSGVFASLSLLVFILFASTYIESIPIAALVGVMFMVVIGTFAWSSFRIMHKIPKSDALVLVVVSAITVWQDLAIAVISGVIISAVVFSWKNATMIRARKRMKEDGTKVYEIWGPLFFGSVQTFNTKFDIKGDPEKIELDFIESKVSDHSGIEALLNLTNKYIASGKQVTLTHLSPECQKLIVKANPEMAGLIEKSIDDPRYYVVTDMLDAEV